CGGTGGCGGTGCGCGGGGCGGGGCGCGGCAGCGGGCGCGCGGGGCGGCGCCGCGCGGTGCCCGCGGACACCGCCAGCAGCAGGGGCCGGAAGGTGGACGCGGCCACCGCGCGCAGCAGCTGGACCAGCGCCCGCTCGCCCCGGCGCAGCCAGGCGGCGGCCAGCAGGCCCACGCCGACGTGCGAGGCCAGCAGCAGCCAGGCGGCGGCCGGGCCGGCGTGCGCGAGCAGGGGCCCGGCGCCGTGGCCCGGGGGGCCGGTCACCTGGACGAGCCGGGTACCCACCGTGCCCTCGCAGAGCACGTCCAGGCCCACCGCGCGCAACGGGCCGGCCACCGGGCCGCCGGCCCGGCCGTAGCAGGCGTGCTGACCGGTGGTGAACACCGTGTCCACGGCCAGCTCCAGCGGGACCAGCAGGGCCGCGATCCGGCCGAAGCCGCGCTCGCGGCCCGCCAGCGCGTACGCCGTGGCGAACACCCCGGCCGCGACCGGGGCCACCGCGGCCACCGGCAGCGGGGTCCGGGACAGCAGGACGTGCGACGCGGTGCCGAGCGTCACGACGAAGGCCGTGAACAGCGCCGCGCGCACGGCCCTGAGCTGGTTCCCGGATATGTTCATGGCGGTAGGAGAGTCTGTCACGTACGCGGTTAAGGGACCCCTAAAGAGTGCCTGTGAGTGCGCGAGAGTTACAGCCCCGGGATCCGGCCGTTGCGGAACAGGTCGAGGAAGATCTGGTGGTCGGCGCGCGCGCGTGCGCCGTAGCGGTGCGCGAAGTCCACCAGGAGGGGCGCGAAGCCCTCCTCGTCGGCGGCGAGCGCCGCGTCGATGGCCCGCTCGGTGGAGAACGGCACCAGGGACTCCCCGGACTGGTCGTCCGCGGCGGCGTGCATCGTCGCCGTGGCCCGGCCCAGGTCGGCGACGACGGCCGCGATCTCCTCCGGGTCGTCGATGTCGCCCCAGTCCAGGTCGACGGCGTACGGCGAGATCTCGGCGACCAGCTGGCCCGCGCCGTCCAGCTCGGTCCAGCCCAACCACGGGTCGGCGTGCGCCTGCAGGGCGCGCTGGGAGATCACCGTGCGGTGGCCCTCGTGCTGGAAGTAGCCGGCGATCGCCGGGTCGGTGATGTGCCGGGAGACGGCCGGGGTCTGGGCCTGCTTGACGTAGATCACGACGTCGTTCTCCAGGGCGTCGCTGTGGCCCTCCAGGAGGATGTTGTACGACGGCAGGCCCGCCGAGCCGATGCCGATGCCGCGCCGGCCGACGACGTCCTTGACCCGGTAGGAGTCCGGGCGGGCCAGGGAGGTCTCCGGCAGCGTCTCCAGATAGCCGTCGAAGGCGGCCAGCACCTTGTAGCGGGTGGCCGCGTCCAGCTCGACGGAGCCGCCGTCCGGCGCGAAGCGGCGCTCGAAGTCGCGGATCTCGGTCATCGAGTCCAGCAGTCCGAAGCGGGTGAGCGAGCGGGCGTCGCGCAGCGCGTCCAGCAGCGGCCCCCGCGCGGTGTCCAGGGTGAACGGCGGCACCTCCTCGCTCTTGGCGCCCGTGGCCAGCGCGTGGACGCGCTCGCGGTAGGCGGCCGCGTAGACCGTCACCAGCTCGGTGATCTGCTCGTCGCTGAGCGCCTTGGCGTACCCGATGAGGGCGACGGAGGCCGAGAAGCGCTTCAGGTCCCAGGTGAAGGGGCCGACGTAGGCCTCGTCGAAGTCGTTGACGTTGAAGACCAGGCGGCCGTTGGAGTCCATGTAGGTGCCGAAGTTCTCCGCGTGCAGGTCGCCGTGGATCCACACGCGCGAGGTGCGGTCGTCCAGGTACGGGCCGCCGCGCTTCTCGGCGTCGAGGTCGTGGTAGAAGAGGCACGCCGTGCCCCGGTAGAACGCGAAGGCCGAGGCCGCCATCTTCCGGAACTTCACGCGGAACGCGGCCGGGTCGGCGGCCAGGAGCCGGCCGAAGGCGGTGTCGAAGACGGCGAGGATCTCCTCGCCGCGCTGCTCGTCGTCGAGCTGGGGGACCGGCATCGCGGGTGCCTCCTGGTGCAGGGGTGGTGGTGCGGGAACGTGCTGGGCCGGGTACGACGGCGCTCGCGCCCTCTCCAACGGGCGACGCCACGCCGGAGTGCCCGGTTCCCGCACGACGGTACGCGGGACGGTCCTCCGGGTGCCGGCGGCGGGGCATAGACTTCGAGGCACCCCCCACACCGCCCGCCAGCCCCTCGCCGAGTGTTCCCGTTGGAGGCCACACCGTGTCGAAGCCGCCCTTCACGCACCTGCACGTCCACACCCAGTACTCGCTGCTGGACGGTGCCGCGCGGCTCAAGGACATGTTCAACGCCTGCAACGAGATGGGCATGACGCACATCGCCATGTCCGACCACGGCAACCTCCACGGGGCGTACGACTTCTTCCACTCCGCGAAGAAGGCCGGAATCACCCCGATCATCGGGATCGAGGCGTACGTCGCCCCCGAGTCCCGGCGCAACAAGCGCAAGATCCTCTGGGGCCAGCCGCACCAGAAGCGCGACGACATCTCCGGTTCCGGCGGCTACACCCACAAGACGATGTGGGCCGTGAACCGGACCGGCCTGCACAACCTCTTCCGCCTGTCCTCCGACGCCTACGCCGAGGGCTGGCTGCAGAAGTGGCCCCGCATGGACAAGGAGACCATCGCCCAGTGGTCCGAGGGCATCGTCGCCTCCACCGGCTGCCCCTCCGGCGAGGTGCAGACCCGGCTGCGCCTCGGCCACTTCGACGAGGCCCTGAAGGCCGCCGCCGACTACCAGGACATCTTCGGCAAGGACAAGTACTTCCTGGAGCTGATGGACCACGGCATCGAGATCGAGCGCCGGGTCCGCGACGGCCTGCTGGAGATCGGCAGGAAGCTCGGCATCCCCCCGCTGGTCACCAACGACTCGCACTACACGTACGCGCACGAGGCGGGCGCCCACGACGCCCTGCTGTGCATCCAGACCGGCAAGAACCTCTCCGACCCCGACCGCTTCAAGTTCGACGGCACCGGCTACTACCTGAAGTCCACCGACGAGATGTACGCCATCGACTCCTCGGACGCCTGGCAGGAGGGCTGCGCCAACACGCTCCTCGTCGCCGAGATGGTCGACACCACCGGCATGTTCGAGAAGCGCGACCTCATGCCCAGGTTCGACATCCCCGAGGGCTACACCGAGGTCACCTGGTTCCAGGAGGAGGTCCGCCGCGGCATGGAGCGCCGCTACCCGGACGGCATCCCCGAGGACCGCCAGAAGCAGGCCGAGTACGAGATGGACGTCATCATCCAGATGGGGTTCCCCGGGTACTTCCTCGTCGTCGCCGACTTCATCATGTGGGCCAAGCGCCAGGGCATCGCCGTCGGCCCCGGCCGGGGGTCCGCGGCCGGCTCGATCGTCGCCTACGCCCTCGGCATCACCGACCTGGACCCGATCCCGCACGGCCTGATCTTCGAGCGGTTCCTCAATCCCGAGCGCATCTCCATGCCCGACGTCGACATCGACTTCGACGAGCGCCGGCGCGTCGAGGTGATCCGTTACGTGACCGAGAAGTACGGCGCCGACAAGGTCGCCATGATCGGCACCTACGGCACCATCAAGGCCAAGAACGCGATCAAGGACTCCGCGCGCGTGCTGGGCTACCCGTACGCGATGGGCGACCGCATCACCAAGGCCATGCCCGCCGACGTCCTCGGCAAGGGCATCCCGCTGTCCGGCATCACCGACCCCGACCACCCCCGCTACTCGGAGGCGGGCGAGGTCCGGGCGATGTACGAGAACGAGCCGGACGTGAAGAAGGTCATCGACACCGCGCGCGGCGTGGAGGGCCTGGTCCGGCAGATGGGCGTGCACGCGGCGGGCGTGATCATGTCCAGCGAGACCATCACCGAGCACGTCCCGGTCTGGGTGAGGCACACCGACGGCGTGACCATCACCCAGTGGGACTATCCGAGCTGCGAGTCGCTCGGCCTGCTGAAGATGGACTTCCTGGGCCTGCGCAACCTCACGATCATGGACGACGCGGTCAAGATGGTGAAGGCCAACAAGGGCCTCGACATCGACCTGCTGTCCCTGCCGCTGGACGACCCCACGACCTTCGACCTGCTCCAGCGCGGCGACACCCTCGGCGTCTTCCAGTTCGACGGCGGCCCCATGCGCTCGCTGCTGCGCCTGATGAAGCCCGACAACTTCGAGGACATCTCCGCCGTGTCGGCCCTGTACCGGCCGGGCCCGATGGGTATGAACTCCCACACGAACTACGCCCTGCGCAAGAACGGGCAGCAGGAGATCACGCCGATCCACCCCGAGCTGGAGGAGCCGCTCAGGGAGGTCCTGGACGTCACCCACGGCCTGATCGTCTACCAGGAGCAGGTGCAGAAGGCCGCCCAGATCATCGCCGGCTACTCGCTCGGCGAGGCCGACATCCTCCGCCGCGTGATGGGCAAGAAGAAGCCCGAGGAACTGGCGAAGAACTTCACCATCTTCCAGGCCGGCGCCCGCAAGAACGGCTACAGCGACGAGGCCATCCAGGCGCTGTGGGACGTCCTGGTCCCGTTCGCCGGCTACGCCTTCAACAAGGCGCACTCCGCCGCGTACGGCCTGGTGTCGTACTGGACCGCCTACCTCAAGGCGAACCACCCCGCCGAGTACATGGCCGCCCTGCTGACCTCCGTCAAGGACGACAAGGACAAGTCGGCCGTCTACCTCAACGAGTGCCGCCGCATGGGCATCCGGGTGCTGCCGCCGAACGTCAACGAGTCCGAGGCGAACTTCGCCGCCCAGGGCGACGACGTGATCCTCTTCGGCCTCTCCGCCGTCCGCAACGTCGGCACCAACGTCGTCGAGTCGATCATCAAGTGCCGCAAGGCCAAGGGGAAGTACCTCTCCTTCCCCGACTACCTCGACAAGGTCGACGCGGTGGTCTGCAACAAGCGCACCACCGAATCACTGATCAAGGCGGGCGCCTTCGACACCATGGGGCACACCCGCAAGGGGCTCACGGCGCAGTACGAGCCGATGATCGACAACGTGGTCGCGGTCAAGCGCAAGGAGGCCGAGGGCCAGTTCGACCTCTTCGGCGGCATGGGCGAGGAGACCGGCAGCGAGCCCGGCTTCGGGCTCGACGTCGAGTTCACCGCCGAGGAGTGGGAGAAGACCTACCTGCTCGCCCAGGAGCGGGAGATGCTCGGCCTGTACGTCTCCGACCACCCCCTCTTCGGCCTGGAGCACGTGCTGTCCGACAAGGCCGACGCGGGCATCGCCCAGCTCACCGGCGGCGAGCACGCCGACGGCGCGGTCGTCACCATCGGCGGCATCATCTCGGGTCTGCAGCGCAAGATGACCAAGCAGGGCAACGCCTGGGCCATCGCCACCGTCGAGGACCTCGCCGGCTCCATCGAGTGCATGTTCTTCCCGGCGACCTACCAGCTGGTGTCCACCCAACTGGTCGAGGACGCCGTGGTGTTCGTCAAGGGCCGCCTCGACAAGCGCGAGGACGTCCCCCGGCTCGTCGCCATGGAGCTGATGGTCCCGGACCTGTCCAACGCGGGCGCCAACGCCCCCGTGGTCCTCACCATCCCCGCGGTGAAGGTGACTCCGCCCATGGTCAGCCGCCTCGGCGAGATCCTCAGCCACCACCGGGGCGACAGCGAGGTGCGGATCAAGCTCCAGGGCCCGCGCAGGACGACCGTGCTGCGCCTGGACCGGCACCGGGTCAAGCCGGACCCGGCGCTCTTCGGCGACCTGAAGGTGCTGCTCGGCCCGTCCTGCCTGGCCGGCTGAGCCGGACGCCGCCGGTCGTCCGTGCGGCACCGGCGCCGAGGGGCGCACCCGCGACCGGGTGCGCCCCTCCTGTGCGGTCGGACCGCGACCGCCCGCCGGGGTCCTTCGTCCGGATCGGGCCGGATCAGGCGGGACCGGGCCGGACCGGGGCGCGGTGCCGGGGCCCGCGAGCCCGGCAAGGTCCCGGGGAGAGGCCCTAGTTGTGGCCGAAGCGCTTGTGCCGCTTGCGGGCACCGTCCGCGGGGCCGCCCGGGACGCCCGCCACCGGTGACTCCTGTTCCTCCGGCGACGGGCGCTGCGCGCGCTCCGGCACCTGCTCGCTGCGCGCGGTGCGGTTCTTCGGGCCCGCCTGCTTGCGGTTCTTGTTCTTGGCCATGGTGATCTGCCTCCTGAGGGGGATCTAGGGGCCAGGGCCGGGACCAGGTTCACACACGCCGACATCGGACGCATGTCGGGCAATTACCGTCCGTGACAGGGGAGGTGGCCGGACAAGGGGCGCAAACGCCACGCCGAAGATCGAGTTCGGGCCGTTAACCTCCGCGCGGTCGGGCAGACTCGAAGCGAGTCCGAAGCACGTCCGAAGCAAAGCCTCCCGGGAAGAGGGTGAGTCGCGTGGACCGCTGCATCGTCCTGGTGGACGCCGGGTATCTGCTGGGAGCCGCCGCCAGCCTCCTCGCCGGCGAGCCCTCGCGGTCCCGGATCACCGTCGACCACACCGCCCTGGTCCAGGGCCTGCGTGACCGCGCCGAGTCGGAGACCGGGCACCCGCTGCTGCGCATCTACTGGTTCGACGGCGCCCCCGACCGCGTCCCCCAGCCGGAACACCGGCGGCTGCGCGTGATGCCCCGGGTGACCGTCCGGCTGGGCGCCCTGACCCGCAGCGACGGGCGCTGGGCGCAGAAGGGCGTGGACGCCGCCATGCACGCCGAGCTGACCGAGCTGGCCCGCAACCGCGCCTGTTCCGACATCGTCCTGGTCACCGGCGACGGTGACCTGCTGCCCGGGATGATGGCCGCCAAGGAACACGGCGTCGCCGTACACCTGTGGGCCGTCCAGGCCGCCGACGGCGACTACAACCAGTCCGAGGACCTGGTCGCCGAGGCGGACGAGCGGCGGGTGCTGGACCGGGCCTGGATCACGCAGGCGGTCCGCGCCAAGGAGCTGACCGGCGTGTGCGCCCCGGCGCCCGTGCCCCGCCCCGAGATCGCCGCCATCCTCTCCGCGCCGCTGCCCGAGTCCGCGCTCGGCGGCACGGCCGAGCGGGCCGCCGAGGAGGCCGCCCGCCCCCCGGCGGTCACGGGCGCGCAGAACGGCGCGCAGGAGCGGGTGCCCGCCCCCAAGGGCGTCCCCACCCCCAAGGACCTGGCCGCGCTGCGCGCGCCCGGCGCGCACGCCGTGCACGCCGTGCAGCACCCGGCGACCGCGACCCTCAGGTGGTCCTCCGACAAGGGGTGGGTCGACCGGCCCGGAGCGGTCCCGGAACCGCCCGAGGCGGCCGCCATGCCGACCCTGGCCCAGCTGACCACCGCCGAGCAGCGGTGGGCCGACCGGGAGGAGGACATCACCACCGTCGGCGGCGATCCGTACGAGGTGGGGCAGGTCTTCGCCCGCCGCTGGATGTCCCGGCTCGGCGACCCGGGCCACCTGCAGCGGCTGTCCGCGATGTACCCGCGCATCCCGCACCGCATCGACGGCGAGCTGCTGCGGTACGCCGCCCGCTTCGGGCTGCTCGCGCACAAGGACGACCAGATCGACGAGCACGACCGTTACGCCATCCGGGCGGGTTTCTGGCGCGAGATCGACGTACCGGCCGCTTCGGAGCAGGGTCCTTCCGGGGAGTGACCGGGGCCGGGCGGTCGCCCGGGATGAGCGGCCGGCCGGACGGCCGGGGCGGGTCCGGCGCGGCCGGTCCGTGGCGCCGCGGCCGGTCGCCGGGGCGGCGGGGCCCGGAAGCCGCGGGCGGGCGGGGCGCCGGCGGGGGCGGGGCGATGTGCGGCCCCAAAGACGGGTAAAGGCGTTCGACCCCGTACCCTCGTCCTTTGTGAGCACGCGCGCGGCACAGGCACTTCGGCAGGACGAGGTCGTCCGTGTGCGCGGGCTCGGCAAGACCTACCCGCCCGTGAAGGGGCGGCGCGGCGCACCCGGCACCCCCGAGGTGCGGGCCACCGACGGGGTGGAGCTGGAGGTGCGGCGCGGGGAGGTCTTCGGCCTGCTCGGACCGAACGGCGCCGGCAAGTCCACCCTCGTCCGCCAGCTGACCGGACTGCTGCGGCCCGACACCGGCGGCGTGGAGATCCTCGGCCACGACATCGTGCGCCACCCCGAGCGGGCCGCGCGGCTCCTCGCCTACCTCGGCCAGGAGTCCACCGCCCTGGACGAGCTGACCGTCTCCCTCGCCGCCGAGACCACCGGACGCCTGCGCGGCCTGGACGTACGGCGGGCCCGGGCCGAGCGGGACGCCGTCCTCGACGAACTGGGGCTCGCCCCGATCGCCGGACGGGCGCTGAAGAAGCTGTCCGGCGGGCAGCGGCGGCTCGCCTGCTTCGCCGCCGCCCTGGTCGGCGAGCGCCCGCTGCTCGTGCTGGACGAGCCGACCACCGGCATGGACCCGGTGGCCCGGCGCGCCGTGTGGGCGGCCGTGGACCGGCGCCGCGCCGAGCGCGGCACGACCGTGCTGCTGGTCACCCACAACGTCATCGAGGCCGAGACCGTACTCGACCGGGTCGCGGTCCTGGACCAGGGCCGGGTCATCGCCTGCGACACCCCGGCCGGCCTCAAGGAACAGGTCGCCGGCGAGGTGCGGGTGGAACTGGTGTGGCGGGACCGGCCGCCGCTGGAGGTGCCCGAGGTCGCCGTGCTGCGCGGGCGCGCGGTGGAGTCCGGCCGGCGCTGGACGCTCCGCCTCGCGCCCGAGGAGGCCCGGGCCGCGGTCGCCACCGTCACCGGCGGCGCCGCCTTCGCCGCCCTGGACGACTTCACGCTCGCCACGCCCAGCCTGGAGGACGTCTACCTGGCGCTGGGCGGCGCGGCACGGCAGGGTCTGGTGAGGGCGTGAACGCACCGGGCACCGGATGCGCACGGCCCCGGGAGCGGTCCCGGAGGGGCATCCCGTCGTGGTCCCTGCGGGACGGCGGGGCGACCGTCGTCGGGAAGAGGAGCAACTCGTCGTGAGTGTCGTACCCGCCGAGGTCCTGCCGGGCGGTGCCCGGCCGGTGCCGGAGACGGCCCGCGGCGCGGCCGAACTCGGTCCGTCCGCGCGGCTGTGGCCGTCGCTGGCGGCCGTCTACCGCGCCCAGCTCTCCCGCGCCCGGGTGGCGCGGATCCCGCTGCTGTTCGTGGCGACCTTCCAGTCCGTCGGCATCACCGTGATGATGCGGGGCGTCGTCGACAGCGGCAGCGAGGCCCGGTCCGTGGTGGCCGGCTCCTCGGTGCTGGTCGTCGCGTACGTCGCGCTGAACCTGCTGTCGCAGTACTTCGGGCAGCTCCGGGCCAGCGGCGGGCTCGACCACTACGCCACGCTGCCGGTGCCGCCGGCGGCGGTGGTGCTGGGCGCGGCCGGGGCGTACGCCTCCTTCACCGTGCCCGGGACGCTGGTGACCGCCGTCTTCGGGTGCGCCCTGTTCGGGCTGCCGCTGACCAACCTGTGGGTCCTGCTGGCCGTGATTCCGCTCGCCGGGGGCGCGCTGGCCGGGCTCGGTGCCGCCTGCGGGCTGCTCGCGCCGCGGCCCGAACTGGCCACGCTCCTGGGGCAACTGGGCATGTCGGCCGCGCTGCTGCTCGGTGTGCTGCCGGCCGACCGGATGCCGCAGGCCGTACGGCTGGCACGGGACCTGCTGCCGTCGACGTACGGCGTGGAGGCGTACGCGCGGACCTTCGGGGCGCACCCGGACTGGACCGTCGTCCTCGCTGACCTGGGCGTGTGCGCGGGTGTCGGGGTGCTCTCGCTGGCCGTGGCCGCCCGGGCGTACCGCCGGGCCGCCGTCCGGTGACGCGGCGCGCGGTACGACCTGGCACGATGTCAGGGTGACCGCACCGCTGAACCCACCGCCACCGCCGCACGACGACTCCCCGCACCAGGTCTGGCAGCCCGCCCCCGTCGGGGCGCCGGGCGCGGGCGCGTACGAACAGGACGGCCCAGGGATGAAGACGGAAGCGCGCGAGGCCGCCGTGATCACGGTCGCGCTGGTGCTCGGCGGGGTGCTGCTCGGGCTGGTGTGGTGGTGGCTGGCGCCGCACATACCGCTGGTCGGGAACCAGTCGGGCAAGAGCTGGGTCGTGTACCTGAAGGACAGCGAGGGCGAGCAGGCGGTCG
This is a stretch of genomic DNA from Streptomyces sp. TG1A-8. It encodes these proteins:
- a CDS encoding ABC transporter permease; this encodes MSVVPAEVLPGGARPVPETARGAAELGPSARLWPSLAAVYRAQLSRARVARIPLLFVATFQSVGITVMMRGVVDSGSEARSVVAGSSVLVVAYVALNLLSQYFGQLRASGGLDHYATLPVPPAAVVLGAAGAYASFTVPGTLVTAVFGCALFGLPLTNLWVLLAVIPLAGGALAGLGAACGLLAPRPELATLLGQLGMSAALLLGVLPADRMPQAVRLARDLLPSTYGVEAYARTFGAHPDWTVVLADLGVCAGVGVLSLAVAARAYRRAAVR
- a CDS encoding ABC transporter ATP-binding protein; this translates as MSTRAAQALRQDEVVRVRGLGKTYPPVKGRRGAPGTPEVRATDGVELEVRRGEVFGLLGPNGAGKSTLVRQLTGLLRPDTGGVEILGHDIVRHPERAARLLAYLGQESTALDELTVSLAAETTGRLRGLDVRRARAERDAVLDELGLAPIAGRALKKLSGGQRRLACFAAALVGERPLLVLDEPTTGMDPVARRAVWAAVDRRRAERGTTVLLVTHNVIEAETVLDRVAVLDQGRVIACDTPAGLKEQVAGEVRVELVWRDRPPLEVPEVAVLRGRAVESGRRWTLRLAPEEARAAVATVTGGAAFAALDDFTLATPSLEDVYLALGGAARQGLVRA
- a CDS encoding NYN domain-containing protein; this translates as MDRCIVLVDAGYLLGAAASLLAGEPSRSRITVDHTALVQGLRDRAESETGHPLLRIYWFDGAPDRVPQPEHRRLRVMPRVTVRLGALTRSDGRWAQKGVDAAMHAELTELARNRACSDIVLVTGDGDLLPGMMAAKEHGVAVHLWAVQAADGDYNQSEDLVAEADERRVLDRAWITQAVRAKELTGVCAPAPVPRPEIAAILSAPLPESALGGTAERAAEEAARPPAVTGAQNGAQERVPAPKGVPTPKDLAALRAPGAHAVHAVQHPATATLRWSSDKGWVDRPGAVPEPPEAAAMPTLAQLTTAEQRWADREEDITTVGGDPYEVGQVFARRWMSRLGDPGHLQRLSAMYPRIPHRIDGELLRYAARFGLLAHKDDQIDEHDRYAIRAGFWREIDVPAASEQGPSGE
- a CDS encoding DUF2252 domain-containing protein; the protein is MPVPQLDDEQRGEEILAVFDTAFGRLLAADPAAFRVKFRKMAASAFAFYRGTACLFYHDLDAEKRGGPYLDDRTSRVWIHGDLHAENFGTYMDSNGRLVFNVNDFDEAYVGPFTWDLKRFSASVALIGYAKALSDEQITELVTVYAAAYRERVHALATGAKSEEVPPFTLDTARGPLLDALRDARSLTRFGLLDSMTEIRDFERRFAPDGGSVELDAATRYKVLAAFDGYLETLPETSLARPDSYRVKDVVGRRGIGIGSAGLPSYNILLEGHSDALENDVVIYVKQAQTPAVSRHITDPAIAGYFQHEGHRTVISQRALQAHADPWLGWTELDGAGQLVAEISPYAVDLDWGDIDDPEEIAAVVADLGRATATMHAAADDQSGESLVPFSTERAIDAALAADEEGFAPLLVDFAHRYGARARADHQIFLDLFRNGRIPGL
- the dnaE gene encoding DNA polymerase III subunit alpha — its product is MSKPPFTHLHVHTQYSLLDGAARLKDMFNACNEMGMTHIAMSDHGNLHGAYDFFHSAKKAGITPIIGIEAYVAPESRRNKRKILWGQPHQKRDDISGSGGYTHKTMWAVNRTGLHNLFRLSSDAYAEGWLQKWPRMDKETIAQWSEGIVASTGCPSGEVQTRLRLGHFDEALKAAADYQDIFGKDKYFLELMDHGIEIERRVRDGLLEIGRKLGIPPLVTNDSHYTYAHEAGAHDALLCIQTGKNLSDPDRFKFDGTGYYLKSTDEMYAIDSSDAWQEGCANTLLVAEMVDTTGMFEKRDLMPRFDIPEGYTEVTWFQEEVRRGMERRYPDGIPEDRQKQAEYEMDVIIQMGFPGYFLVVADFIMWAKRQGIAVGPGRGSAAGSIVAYALGITDLDPIPHGLIFERFLNPERISMPDVDIDFDERRRVEVIRYVTEKYGADKVAMIGTYGTIKAKNAIKDSARVLGYPYAMGDRITKAMPADVLGKGIPLSGITDPDHPRYSEAGEVRAMYENEPDVKKVIDTARGVEGLVRQMGVHAAGVIMSSETITEHVPVWVRHTDGVTITQWDYPSCESLGLLKMDFLGLRNLTIMDDAVKMVKANKGLDIDLLSLPLDDPTTFDLLQRGDTLGVFQFDGGPMRSLLRLMKPDNFEDISAVSALYRPGPMGMNSHTNYALRKNGQQEITPIHPELEEPLREVLDVTHGLIVYQEQVQKAAQIIAGYSLGEADILRRVMGKKKPEELAKNFTIFQAGARKNGYSDEAIQALWDVLVPFAGYAFNKAHSAAYGLVSYWTAYLKANHPAEYMAALLTSVKDDKDKSAVYLNECRRMGIRVLPPNVNESEANFAAQGDDVILFGLSAVRNVGTNVVESIIKCRKAKGKYLSFPDYLDKVDAVVCNKRTTESLIKAGAFDTMGHTRKGLTAQYEPMIDNVVAVKRKEAEGQFDLFGGMGEETGSEPGFGLDVEFTAEEWEKTYLLAQEREMLGLYVSDHPLFGLEHVLSDKADAGIAQLTGGEHADGAVVTIGGIISGLQRKMTKQGNAWAIATVEDLAGSIECMFFPATYQLVSTQLVEDAVVFVKGRLDKREDVPRLVAMELMVPDLSNAGANAPVVLTIPAVKVTPPMVSRLGEILSHHRGDSEVRIKLQGPRRTTVLRLDRHRVKPDPALFGDLKVLLGPSCLAG